CTTCCTCGGCGTGCTGACCGTCCTCGGCGCCTGGAACGGCTTCTCGGGCGTCGACGCCAGGGGCACCGCCTTCGCGCTGCTGGCCTCGCTCTGCTACCCCGTGGGCTGGATCTACGTCCGCCGCACGCTGGCCGGCACCCCCGGCTCGCCGGTGTCCCTGACCGGGGGGCAGCTCATGGTCTCCACCCTCCAGCTCGCGCTGGTCAGCGCCGTGTTCACCTCGGCCCCGGCCTCGTTCCCGCTCTGGCCGACCCTGTCGGTGGTCGCGCTCGGCGCCCTCGGCACCGGACTGGCCCTGCAGATGCAGTACGGCCTGGTGACGGAGATCGGCCCGACCACGGCCCAGATGGTCACCTACTTCATCCCCGTCATCGCCACCACGGCAGGCGTGCTGGTCCTCGGCGAGCAGCTGCACTGGAACACGCCGGTCGGCGCGGCGGTCGTCCTGCTCGGCGCCGCCCTCACCCAGACCCGCGCCGCCGCCCGCAAGCCGTCCTGACGGCCTGACGGCGTCCGGCGGGGCCGGGCGCACACCCCGGCCCCGCAGAACGTGTGGGGTACGGGACGCGCGGTCAGTCGCCGCGTCCGCCGGCCACGCCCGGCCGGACCGCCGCGGCCACGGCGTCGGCCAGCACCGGCACGTCCGCCACGTCCAGCTGGGACACCGTCAGCCGCACCCCCGGCCCGGTCTCGACCCGGAAAACGGCCCCGGCGGCCACTCCCCACCCCGCGGCGAGCAGCCTCGTGACCACCACCGTCTCGTCTGCCACCGGCACCCACACGTTCAGCCCGCTCCTCCCGTGCGCCCGCACCCCCCGCTCCCGCAGGGCCTCGACCAGCGCGTCCCGCCGCTGCGCGTAGGCCCGGGCGACGGCGACCCGGTCCACGGCGTGCGAGCTCCACAGCTCCGCCACCGCGTACTGGAGCAGCCGGCTCACCCACCCCGGGCCCAGCCGCTGGCGTCCCCGCACCCGGTCCAGGGTCACCTCGTCGCCCGTCAGCACGGCGAGCCGCAGGTCCGGCCCGTACGCCTTGGCCGTGGACCGGATCAGCACCCAGTGCCGGCCCACCCCGCCCAGCGGGTGCAGCGGCAGGTCGACGATCCCGTTCCCGTGGTCGTCCTCGACCAGCAGCACGCCCGGGTGCCGCGCGAGCAGTTCACGCAGCTCGGCCGCCCGCTCCGCGCTCACGGCGGCGCCGGTCGGGTTCTGCGCCCGGGAGGTGACCACCAGCGCCCGGGCCCCGGCCGCGAGGGCCCGGGCCACCGCGTCGGGCCGGGGCCCGTCGTCGTCCACCGCCACCGGCTGGATCCGCAGCCCGAGTGCGGGAACGAGATCGAGTGCGCCGCCCCAGCCCGGGTCCTCGACCGCCACCGCGTCCCCGGGCCTCAGGTGGGCGGTCAGGACCCGTTCGATCGCGTCCAGCGCGCCCGAGGTCACCGCGACCGGCCCGGGCGGCACCCCGTCGGCGTCGAAGCCGGCCCGGGCGAGCCGCGCCAGATCGGGCGCGACGGGGTCGGCCCCGTAGAGGGTGGGTGCCTGCTCGTGACGGCGGGCGGCGGCCGCGAGGGCCCCGTCCAGCGGGGGGAGGAGCGCCACGTCCGGATTCCCCTGCGCGATGTCGCGTACGCCCGCCGGCACCGCCATCCGCAGCGCCTCCCGCGGGGTGCTCGACGGGCGGGAGCGCACCCGGCTCCCGCGCCGCCCGTCCGTCTCGATGACGCCGCGCTCCCGCAGTGTCCGGTAGGCGGCCGCCACGGTGTTGGGATTGACGCCCAGCACTCCGGCCAGCTCCCGCATCGGCGGCAGCAGCGACCCCGGGGGGAGCTCCCCCGACGCCACTCCCGCTTCGACGCTGGCCGCGATTTCGGATGTGCGGCGCCCTACGATCCGATACTCTCCTAGCACAAAGAACATTATGCACTAGTGCAATGGAGTCCGCACCATGACCGCCACGCCTGCCACGGAGACGACGGAGAACACCGGGACGACCGGTGCGTACGAGCCCACCGACCGCACGGTCCCCTCCCGCTCCCGCGACCGGGCGCGCTACGACCGCGAAACGGTGCACTCGATACTCGACGAGGCCTACATCTGCCACCTCGGCTTCGTCCGCGACGGCGCACCGGTGGTCCTGCCGACACTGTTCGCCCGTGTAGGGGAATCGCTCTACATGCACGGTTCCACCGGATCCCGCCCGCTGCTCGCGGCGGGCCGCACCGACCCGGGCCTGCCCGTCTGCGTCACCGTCACCCACGTCGACGGCCTGGTGCTGGCCCGCTCGGCCTTCCACCACTCGCTCAACTACCGCTCGGTGGTCGTGCACGGCACCGCCCGCCAGGTGACCGACCAGGACGAGTGCCGCACCGCGCTGGACGCCATGATCGAAGCCGTCGCCCCGGGCCGCTCCGGCGACGTACGGCCGGCCAACGCCAAGGAGCTCGCCGCCACCGCCGTGATCCGGGTGGACCTGGACGAGGTGTCCGCCAAGCTCCGCACCGGACCGTCGAACGACGACGCCGAGGACCTGGGCCTGCCCTACTGGGCGGGCGTGGTACCGGTCGGCAGGGTGTACGGGACCCCCGTGCCGTCCGCGGACCTGGACCCCGGCATCGCCGTCCCGGACTACCTCACCGCACTCTGACGAGCGGGCCGCCCGGCGTCGGGTCCGGCGGCTCCGGCGGGCCGGGCCGGCCGCGCGGCCCGGCCTCCCGGACGGCGGGACTCCGCCGCGATCAGCGCTCCGACCGCCGCCAGCAGCAGTACGGTGCCCAGCACCACGGCGCCGGTCAGCCGCTCCCCGAGTACGAGGACGGCGATGGCCGCCGCGCTCACCGGCTCGATCAGCATGATCACGGACACGGTCGCGGCGCGCACCGCCGCGGCGCCCGTGAAGTAGAGCGCGTACGCCAGCGCCGTCGGCACGGTGGCGACGTACAGCAGCAGCCAGAGCACCCGCCCCGGTTCGGCGGTGTGCGGCAGCAGGCCCTCCGCGGCGGCGAGCGGCAGCAGGCACACCGCGCCGACGGCGACGGACCAGGCGGTGGTCACCAGAGGGTCCCCGCCGGCCCCGCGCCGCCCGAGCAGGCGGGCGCGCAGGGTCATCCCCGCGTACCCGGCCGCGGACAGCAGCGCCCAGCCGACGCCGACCGGGCGCACCTCGGCGCCGCCGCTGCCCAGCACCAGGACGGCGAGGCCCGCGAGGGCGCCGGCGACGGCCACCGCACCGCCGCGGCCGAGGCGTTCGCCCATCCAGGAGCGCGCTCCGAGCGCGATGAGCACGGGCCCGGCGCCGAGGGTGACCACGGTGCCCACGGCCAGGCCGGTCTCGCGCACGGCGGCGAAGTAGGCGGCCTGGAAGACGGTGAAGAGCAGCCCGGTCACGATGAGGGAGCCCGCGGACTGCGAGACCGCGGAGGCCCGCGCCCTCCCCCGCCCGGGACGGCCGCGCCGCAGGGCGAGCACCCCGAGCAGCACCACGAGCCCGCCCGCGCACCGCCAGAACGACAGGGCGAGCGGGCCGAGGTCACTGGCCAGGAAGAGGAGGGAGGCGGCCGCCCCGGCGGTGCCCCAGGCGGCTCCGGCGATGACGAGGTACAGCAGGCTGCGCCCGGCGGCGGGCGAATGGTTCGACACGTGTGTTCTCCGTGTGCGTGCGTGAAGGATGAGTGGATCGGGTCATCGCTTCGCGGGCAGCACCGGCCCGCCCGGGGGCTCCCCGGGCCTGGCCGTCGTCGTGGGGGCGCCGCCCGCTAGGACGCGGGAGGCGGAAGCACGGTCGAATGCATGCCCGCCACACTAGGCCCTTGTGGGCTCACGGTCCACCGGGACCGGTTCGGCCGCGGGCTGCGGGGTCTGCCGGGCCTGCCGCGAGGACTGCGCGATGAACGCACCGCCCAGCACCAGGGCACCGCCGGCGATCTGCCAGGTCGAGAGGTGCTCGCCGAGCAGGATCCAGGCCAGCACGGTGGCCACGACGGCCTCCAGGAAGGCCACCACGCCCGCGATCTGGGGAGAGAGCCTGCGCACCGAGACCACGCCGGTCACGTACGCGAAGACGGTCGCGACGAGCACGACCCATCCGAGCAGCACCGGCGCGGCCACCATGGTGCCGCCCACGGAGGCCTCTCCGGCCAGCACCTGCCAGTCCATCTCCCACGGCCGGGCGATCACCGTCATCACCAGGGCGCCGATGAGCATTCCGTAGGCGATCACCCCGAGCGGGTCGGGAGCGTCCTCGCCGTCGGCGCCCTGGTCGGCGAAGACGAAGTAGCAGGCCTGGCAGCAGGCCGCGGCGAGACCGAAGAGCACTCCGAGGGGGTCCAGGCTCAGCCCGGCCCAGATCTCCACGACGCAGGCCAGTCCGACCACGGCCACGCCCGCGCCCGCGGCGGCCCCCCGCGTGACGGGCTTGCGCTGCACGAAGCGGATGTATCCGAGCAGCAGCGCCGGGCCCAGGTACTCCAGCAGCAGGGCCACGCCGACCGGGATCCGGGACAGGGAGGCGAAGTAGAAGGCCTGCACGCCGGCGACGGCGATCAGACCGAAGCCGGCGAGCAGCGCGGGCCTGCGCAGCAGGAGGTCACGGTGGCGCCAGGCCAGCGGGGACAGCACGAGTGCCGCGCCGGCCACTCTGAGCCAGACCATGTGGAGGGGGTCCAGACCCGCCTCGATCAGCGGCTTCGCAGCCACTCCGGAACCACCGAACGCGAACGCCGAGACGAGGGCGAGGCCCAGTCCGGCGTTTTTCCCTGACGCTTGCATCCGGCCATCATGACAGGGACGGTCAGGAGCGTCACTGCGGTGACACCTGTTGAGACACACCTGAGATCGCGTCCCGCGGGCGGGGCCCGGAGCCGCCCGATCTGACAGGTCGTCAGTATTGAATGTTTCGACCGCCGGGGCTACCTTCCGCGCACCGATCCGACGAGAAGGGGTGGCCGCATGGCTGAAGTCACCGCGCAATCACGCATCGAGGCGCCCGCCGCGAAGCTCTGGTCCCAGCTGACGGACTGGGACGCGTACGGGCAGTGGAGCATGACCCACACGAACTTCCCGCAGGGCGGCCCCCGGACCCTGGCCGTCGGATCGACCTTCGCCGAGAACATGAAGATGATGGGCTTCCCGGCCGAGGTCGTCTGGACCGTCTCCGAGCTGGAGGACGAACGGCTCTTCGCGATCACCGGCAAGGGGCCGATGGGCGTCGCCGTCCTGACCCGCTACACGCTGACGCCGGACGGCGGGGCCACCACCGTCCGCATCGACGGCGAGTTCACCGGGGCGGCCGTCTCCCTGATGGCGGGCAAGCTGAAGGACTCGGCCACCGCCGCGCTGAACGAGTCGCTGCGCAAGCTCGCCGGCCTGGTCGCCTGACCCCGCCCGCGGCCGCCCGTACGTGCGGAGCGGCGCGCCCGGCGGCCGAGGAGCCGCCGGGCGTGCCGCATCCGTCGGGCGCCCGGGGTCAGTGCTCGTCGGCCAGGATCAGGTAGAGCTTCTTGCGGGCGTCGTTGAGCACGGCGAGCGCCTTCTCGCGCTGCTCGGGCGAGCCGGTCCTGTAGACCTGCCCGAAGGCCTCCATCAGGCCGGCGCCGGCCTGCCGCGCCTCGTGCACCGCCTCGAAGTCGAAGCCCCTCCCGGCGTCGGCCCAGGGGGCGTCCGGCCCGGCCTCCGCCTCGGCACGGCCGGCCTCGGTGAGCGTGAAGAGCTTCTTGCCGCCCTCGCTCTCACTGCTGATGAGCCCCTCGTCCTCCAGCAGGCTCAGGGTCGGGTAGACGGACCCCGGGCTGGGCTTCCAGGCCCCGCCGCTGCGCTCGCCGATCTCCTGGATCATCTCGTAGCCGTGCATCGGCCGGTCGGCGAGCAGCGCCAGTATCGAGGCGCGTACGTCACCCCGCCGGGCCCGCCCCCGCGGTCCCCCGCGGCCGCCGCGGCCGCCGAAGGGCCCCGCACCGAAGGGCGGCCCGAACGGGCCGAAGGCGGCGCGGATTCCCTGAAACCCCTCCCGACGGTCTGGGCCGCAGTGGCCGTGGCCCCGTCCGTGCTCGTGTCCATGCCGTCCGTGCTGTCCGTGTGAACGCATGTCCGCGCTCCTTTCGCCACTTCGTGTCCGTTTCATCGGTTCTCCGACACACCCACTATCGATGAGCGGTCGCGATGCGTCAACGATATATCGGAAACTACTTCACCGAACAGCCTCGAACAGGGCCAGTCACCCCGGATTGGCCTTTGTCGATGATCAGGAAACGGTCCTACCGTCGGTCCATGCGCATCCGAATCGTCGACGCCTTCACCGACCGCCCCTTCCACGGCAACCCCGCCGGAGTCCTGCTCCTCCAGGGCGGATTCCCCCCGGACGCCTGGCTCCAGCAGGTGGCGTCCGAGGTGAACCTCTCCGAGACCGCCTTCGCCCACCCCCTGCCGCCCGGCGGGGAAGCCGACTGGGCGCTGCGCTGGTTCACCCCGGCCGCGGAGGTCGACATGTGCGGCCACGCCACGCTCGCGACGGCGCACGTACTGGCCACAGCCGGCCTCGCCGAGGGCCGGATCCGCTTCTCCGCCCGCTGCGGCGTCCTCACGGCAGAGACCGCCGCGGACGGCACGGTCACGATGGACTTCCCCACGTCCTCGCTGACGCCGGTTCCGGCGCCGCCCGCCGTGGGCCACGCACTCGGCGGAGCGCCGATCCTCTCCGTCCACGACACCGCCGCACACATCGGCGACCTCCTCGTCGAGCTGGCCGACGAGAAGACCGTCCGCGAGCTGGAGCCGGACCACGGCGCCCTGCGTGCCTTCGCCAGGCGGGGAGTGATCGTCACGGCCGCGGCCGAGGACCCCTCGCGCGGCTACGACTTCGTCTCACGGGGCTTCTTCCCCGCCTTCGGGATCGACGAGGACCCGGTCACCGGCAGCGCCCACACCGCGCTGGCCCCGTTCTGGGCGCAGCGCCTGGGCCGCACCGAACTGACCGGCCTCCAGGGCGGCGCCCGGCGGGGGCTGGTACGGGTGACCCTGGCCGGCGACCGCACCCTGCTGGCCGGCCACGCCGTCACCGTCGTCGACGGGGAGCTCCTCACCGCGCCCTGACGCGGCGGGACGCACCGGGCAGAGCAGGCCGCGGGGTACGGGCGCCCCGCCGGGAGGCACGCCGGGTCAGTTCCCGGGACACGCCGGTCAGTTCCCGGGGCCGCTCCGCGCCCGGCGGGCCTTCCTCGACCGGGCCCTGGCGTCGGCCTTCGCCTCGGCCGCGGCGCGCCGCTTCCGCTCGTTCTCCCGCCAGGCGTCCGAGTCGATGCGCTTGCGGTAGATCTGCTCCGGCTCGGCCGCGCCCAGGTGGACCGTCCACAGCCACAACACGGCCGAGATCACGAAGAAGGTGACCGCCAGCCCCAGGTAGGAGCCGATCTCCTCGGACTCCGAGGCGCCCTCGTCGTGCAGGAAGCCCGGCACGCCGGAGACGAGGGCGTTCACCCACCACGCCAGCGCCGCGTTGAACAGGAGCAGCGCGATCCAGTACGCGACCCGCATGCTCTTCGCCGGCCCGGTCAGCTCGCCGAGCAGCAGCAGCCGCCGCAGCGAGACGGGGCCGGTCCGGTGCCGGCCGCCCGTGTCCGCCCGGGCGCGGCGCACCGACGCGTAGATGTCGTCCAGCCAGCGTGCCGGGGCCGGGTCGGGGACGGGTACACCGCTCGGGCCGTCGGCGGGGGCCAGCTCCTTGGCCTGGATCCAGCCCGTGATGAACTGGACCTCCAGCTGGGCCTTCTCCAGCCGTCTGCGGTAGTGGTGGTCGGCGCTGCGCGCCTCGCGGTGGTCACGGATGAGGAGGCTGGCCCCGCCCACCAGGCCGCTGACCACGGGCACCAGGAACGGGGCGAACGGTACCAGGGAGTCCATGACAGCCACCGAACGCGCCTCCTCACTTCCCCCAGCGTCGCACCGGTGCGGCCCGCGGCCACGCCCTGCGGGGCCGATCGGGTGCCACGTGCGTCACGGGGTCGGCAGCCAGCCCACCTTGCCCGCGAGGAGGGCGTACCCGCCGAAGGCGACGATGTCGAGCAGCGCGTGCGCGGCGACGAGCGGCCCGACCCGTCCCCAGCGGCGGTAGGCCAGCACGAAGACGACGCCCATCACCACGTTGCCGATGAATCCGCCGATGCCCTGGTAGAGGTGGTAGGAGCCGCGCAGCAGCGAGCTGGCGGCCAACGCCGCCATCGGTGACCAGCCCAGCTGGCCGAGCCTGCGCAGCAGGTAGGCCAGCACGATGACCTCTTCCACGACCGCGTTCTGGATCGCGGAGAGGATCAGCACGGGGAACTTCCACCACACGTCGGGCAGGGCCTCCGGCACCACCGTGAGGTTGAAGCCGGCGGCCCGGGTCCCCAGGTAGAAGGCCAGGCCCGCGCTCCCGATGCCCGCCGCGACGAGGGCCCCGCGGCCCAGGTCCCACAGCGGCCGGGTCCGGTCGAAGCCCAGCACCCGCAGCCCGGGGGCGCCCTCGCGGGTGAGCAGGTGCGCCACCAGCAGTACGGGGACCAGCGCGCTCGCGATGCCGAACAGCTGCCAGGCCAGGTCCAGCCACGGCCGGCCGGGGGCGTAGGAGCCGTTGAGGGTCGCCGCCTGGTCCTTCAGGCCGCCCGGCTTGGTCAGCGAGCCGACGAAGCTGATCAGGGCCGACAGCCCGCTCGCGCCCAGCGACAGGGCCAGGACGAGCAGCGTCTCGGTGCGCAGGAGACCCCGCCGCCCGTCCTGGCCCAGCTCCACGAACACCGGCTCCGGCTCAGCCCGCACGCCCCGACTCCCGTCCTGCCATCCCGTTGCGACCACCCCATACTGCCTCCTCGGCCGCGCGGGCGGATCACGGAGGCGGGCCACGGAGCACGGGGCGCGGGGTCACGGGGAGGGTGCCGGGCGCGGCACGGCGCCTCAGCGCGCGACGTGCACCGCGGCGTCCACCTCCTCCGCCAGTCCCACGGGCCAGGTGTGCACCGGGTCGCCCTTGTGCATGAGCTCGCTGTAGCGCCGGGTGGTCGCGGCCAGCGCCTCCTCGCGGCTCAGTCCCGCCGCCAGCGCCCGGTGGTAGGTGTCCACCTGCCACGTCGCGCCGTTCACACGCCGCCGGCAGCGCTCCTCGATGATGCCGAGGTAGTGGTCCCGGTCCGCGGGCTCGATGCCCCAGGCGTCCAGGCCCGCCGCCGCCATCGGAAGCAGTTCGTCCAGGACCAGCCGTACCGCCGGCACGCTGACCAGGCCGCCGGCCCGGCCCCGGCGCGGCCAGCGCAGGCGCGCGTCGATCCCGTACCGGCAGGCCGCGTCGAAGTTGGCCTCCGCCTCGGCGAAGGGCAGCCGGGTCCACACCGGGCGCGGCTCGTCGGCGAGGGTGCGGACGAGCCCGTAGTAGAAGGCGGCGTTCGCGACGACGTCGGTGACCGTCGGCCCGGCGGGCAGCACCCGGTTCTCCACCCGCAGGTGCGGCACCCCGTCCGCCACTCCGTACACGGGCCTGTTCCAGCGGTAGACGGTGCCGTTGTGCAGGACCAGCTCCTGAAGG
This DNA window, taken from Streptomyces sp. TN58, encodes the following:
- a CDS encoding DMT family transporter, which gives rise to MSAPAAPRPTLSTASPASATLTAAAAASAPAMTARRSGLLDWRIRFAILSVIWGFSFLLIKVGTEAFAPFQVALGRVLFGALALLAVLLVRREPLPRGLRTWGHLTVAALLLNTAPFSLFAYAELSIPSSLAGICNATSPLWGMALSLVALSEDRPTRRRFAGLGLGFLGVLTVLGAWNGFSGVDARGTAFALLASLCYPVGWIYVRRTLAGTPGSPVSLTGGQLMVSTLQLALVSAVFTSAPASFPLWPTLSVVALGALGTGLALQMQYGLVTEIGPTTAQMVTYFIPVIATTAGVLVLGEQLHWNTPVGAAVVLLGAALTQTRAAARKPS
- a CDS encoding aminotransferase class I/II-fold pyridoxal phosphate-dependent enzyme, encoding MLGEYRIVGRRTSEIAASVEAGVASGELPPGSLLPPMRELAGVLGVNPNTVAAAYRTLRERGVIETDGRRGSRVRSRPSSTPREALRMAVPAGVRDIAQGNPDVALLPPLDGALAAAARRHEQAPTLYGADPVAPDLARLARAGFDADGVPPGPVAVTSGALDAIERVLTAHLRPGDAVAVEDPGWGGALDLVPALGLRIQPVAVDDDGPRPDAVARALAAGARALVVTSRAQNPTGAAVSAERAAELRELLARHPGVLLVEDDHGNGIVDLPLHPLGGVGRHWVLIRSTAKAYGPDLRLAVLTGDEVTLDRVRGRQRLGPGWVSRLLQYAVAELWSSHAVDRVAVARAYAQRRDALVEALRERGVRAHGRSGLNVWVPVADETVVVTRLLAAGWGVAAGAVFRVETGPGVRLTVSQLDVADVPVLADAVAAAVRPGVAGGRGD
- a CDS encoding pyridoxamine 5'-phosphate oxidase family protein, which translates into the protein MTATPATETTENTGTTGAYEPTDRTVPSRSRDRARYDRETVHSILDEAYICHLGFVRDGAPVVLPTLFARVGESLYMHGSTGSRPLLAAGRTDPGLPVCVTVTHVDGLVLARSAFHHSLNYRSVVVHGTARQVTDQDECRTALDAMIEAVAPGRSGDVRPANAKELAATAVIRVDLDEVSAKLRTGPSNDDAEDLGLPYWAGVVPVGRVYGTPVPSADLDPGIAVPDYLTAL
- a CDS encoding DMT family transporter, translating into MSNHSPAAGRSLLYLVIAGAAWGTAGAAASLLFLASDLGPLALSFWRCAGGLVVLLGVLALRRGRPGRGRARASAVSQSAGSLIVTGLLFTVFQAAYFAAVRETGLAVGTVVTLGAGPVLIALGARSWMGERLGRGGAVAVAGALAGLAVLVLGSGGAEVRPVGVGWALLSAAGYAGMTLRARLLGRRGAGGDPLVTTAWSVAVGAVCLLPLAAAEGLLPHTAEPGRVLWLLLYVATVPTALAYALYFTGAAAVRAATVSVIMLIEPVSAAAIAVLVLGERLTGAVVLGTVLLLAAVGALIAAESRRPGGRAARPARPAGAAGPDAGRPARQSAVR
- a CDS encoding EamA family transporter; the encoded protein is MQASGKNAGLGLALVSAFAFGGSGVAAKPLIEAGLDPLHMVWLRVAGAALVLSPLAWRHRDLLLRRPALLAGFGLIAVAGVQAFYFASLSRIPVGVALLLEYLGPALLLGYIRFVQRKPVTRGAAAGAGVAVVGLACVVEIWAGLSLDPLGVLFGLAAACCQACYFVFADQGADGEDAPDPLGVIAYGMLIGALVMTVIARPWEMDWQVLAGEASVGGTMVAAPVLLGWVVLVATVFAYVTGVVSVRRLSPQIAGVVAFLEAVVATVLAWILLGEHLSTWQIAGGALVLGGAFIAQSSRQARQTPQPAAEPVPVDREPTRA
- a CDS encoding SRPBCC family protein; amino-acid sequence: MAEVTAQSRIEAPAAKLWSQLTDWDAYGQWSMTHTNFPQGGPRTLAVGSTFAENMKMMGFPAEVVWTVSELEDERLFAITGKGPMGVAVLTRYTLTPDGGATTVRIDGEFTGAAVSLMAGKLKDSATAALNESLRKLAGLVA
- a CDS encoding PadR family transcriptional regulator, translating into MRSHGQHGRHGHEHGRGHGHCGPDRREGFQGIRAAFGPFGPPFGAGPFGGRGGRGGPRGRARRGDVRASILALLADRPMHGYEMIQEIGERSGGAWKPSPGSVYPTLSLLEDEGLISSESEGGKKLFTLTEAGRAEAEAGPDAPWADAGRGFDFEAVHEARQAGAGLMEAFGQVYRTGSPEQREKALAVLNDARKKLYLILADEH
- a CDS encoding PhzF family phenazine biosynthesis protein, whose amino-acid sequence is MRIRIVDAFTDRPFHGNPAGVLLLQGGFPPDAWLQQVASEVNLSETAFAHPLPPGGEADWALRWFTPAAEVDMCGHATLATAHVLATAGLAEGRIRFSARCGVLTAETAADGTVTMDFPTSSLTPVPAPPAVGHALGGAPILSVHDTAAHIGDLLVELADEKTVRELEPDHGALRAFARRGVIVTAAAEDPSRGYDFVSRGFFPAFGIDEDPVTGSAHTALAPFWAQRLGRTELTGLQGGARRGLVRVTLAGDRTLLAGHAVTVVDGELLTAP
- a CDS encoding CPBP family intramembrane glutamic endopeptidase, which gives rise to MRAEPEPVFVELGQDGRRGLLRTETLLVLALSLGASGLSALISFVGSLTKPGGLKDQAATLNGSYAPGRPWLDLAWQLFGIASALVPVLLVAHLLTREGAPGLRVLGFDRTRPLWDLGRGALVAAGIGSAGLAFYLGTRAAGFNLTVVPEALPDVWWKFPVLILSAIQNAVVEEVIVLAYLLRRLGQLGWSPMAALAASSLLRGSYHLYQGIGGFIGNVVMGVVFVLAYRRWGRVGPLVAAHALLDIVAFGGYALLAGKVGWLPTP